In the genome of Leeuwenhoekiella sp. MAR_2009_132, one region contains:
- a CDS encoding NAD(P)/FAD-dependent oxidoreductase, with amino-acid sequence MGKHCVVIGGGIIGLSCAYYLQKAGHKVTIIDQSAMNGGASYVNAGYLTPSHIMPLAAPGAMKQGIKWMFSSKSPLYIKPRLDSEFLKWSVAFNKSCSEANVAKAIPAIKAINLLSRDLYSEIKETENFEFQLEKKGLLMLCQTDHMLDEEAHILGLATQEGLPAKMLSAEEVQQKMPNARLNIKGAAYYECDQHTTPGEFMAELQTLLLNKGVTFLKNEKVIDFEFNGKKITQVKTESSKTISADEVILATGAWAGSLNKKLNLNILMQAGKGYRINSTSETGITLPSILCEAKVAITPMNGFTRYAGTMEIAGINHNINKARVEAIAEAVPKYFKNVSITEQEKAEAQCGLRPVTPDGLPYIGKTSKWENLTLATGHAMMGWSLGPATGLLVSEVIDAKKSSLDLTVYNPDRTF; translated from the coding sequence ATGGGTAAACATTGTGTGGTTATAGGTGGTGGAATAATAGGATTGTCCTGCGCATATTATCTGCAAAAAGCAGGTCATAAGGTTACAATTATTGATCAAAGCGCAATGAATGGCGGAGCGTCTTATGTAAATGCCGGATATCTCACGCCCAGTCATATTATGCCGCTTGCAGCACCGGGAGCAATGAAGCAAGGCATAAAATGGATGTTTAGCAGTAAGAGTCCGTTGTACATAAAGCCACGACTCGATTCTGAATTTTTAAAATGGTCTGTAGCATTTAATAAATCCTGTTCAGAAGCTAATGTAGCTAAGGCGATACCTGCAATTAAGGCTATTAATTTATTGTCTAGAGATTTATATTCAGAAATAAAAGAGACCGAAAATTTTGAATTTCAGTTAGAAAAAAAAGGTTTGTTGATGCTGTGTCAAACAGATCATATGCTAGATGAAGAAGCTCATATACTTGGTTTAGCAACGCAAGAGGGTTTGCCTGCAAAAATGCTGTCTGCGGAAGAAGTACAGCAAAAAATGCCTAATGCACGATTAAATATTAAAGGAGCCGCCTACTACGAGTGTGATCAACATACCACACCAGGAGAATTTATGGCAGAACTACAAACTTTGCTTCTAAACAAAGGTGTTACTTTTTTAAAAAATGAAAAGGTAATTGATTTTGAATTTAACGGTAAAAAGATAACGCAAGTCAAAACAGAATCGAGTAAAACGATATCCGCAGATGAGGTCATCCTCGCTACAGGCGCCTGGGCTGGTTCTTTAAACAAAAAACTAAACTTAAATATTTTAATGCAGGCCGGTAAAGGCTATCGCATTAACTCTACATCAGAAACCGGTATTACATTACCATCTATACTTTGTGAAGCCAAAGTTGCCATAACGCCAATGAACGGTTTTACCCGTTATGCCGGTACGATGGAAATCGCAGGAATTAATCACAACATCAATAAGGCCCGTGTTGAAGCCATAGCAGAAGCGGTGCCTAAATACTTCAAAAATGTTTCTATTACAGAACAAGAAAAGGCTGAAGCGCAGTGCGGTTTACGACCGGTAACTCCAGATGGTTTGCCGTATATAGGTAAAACTTCAAAATGGGAAAACCTCACACTCGCTACCGGTCATGCTATGATGGGATGGAGTCTGGGACCTGCAACAGGCCTATTAGTTTCTGAGGTTATAGATGCAAAGAAGTCATCACTAGATTTAACGGTATACAATCCTGATAGAACGTTTTAA
- a CDS encoding cupin domain-containing protein: MHYKLSEITPKEIMPGYKGKLVHTQNTSLAFWEVTQGAEVPEHSHMNEQIMHVIEGEFEFTLDGETKVYHPGDIVVIAPHLKHSGKALTACKLLDVFSPTREEYR, encoded by the coding sequence ATGCATTACAAACTATCTGAAATTACACCTAAAGAAATAATGCCCGGTTACAAGGGTAAACTGGTACATACACAAAATACCTCTTTGGCTTTTTGGGAAGTAACACAAGGCGCCGAAGTGCCAGAGCATAGTCATATGAATGAGCAGATTATGCACGTGATTGAAGGCGAATTTGAATTTACACTTGATGGGGAAACTAAAGTGTATCATCCCGGAGATATCGTTGTGATTGCACCTCATTTAAAACATAGTGGTAAGGCATTGACAGCCTGTAAACTTCTGGATGTTTTTAGCCCTACGCGCGAAGAGTATAGGTAG
- a CDS encoding dihydrodipicolinate synthase family protein: protein MQINWEGVMPAVTTKFTADDKLDLNLFEINIKAQLDAGVHGIVLGGTLGEASTLTDDEKSTLTRKTVEIVAGSVPVMMNIAEQTTKGAIAAAAQAEKDGANGLMMLPPMRYKANDAETVAYFRAVAQSTSLPIMVYNNPIDYKIEVTLDMFEELLQEANIVAVKESTRDISNVTRIKNRFGDRLKIMTGVDTLALESLLMGADGWVAGLVCAFPAETVAIYELQKAGRIAEALKIYRWFLPLLELDIDAQLVQNIKLAEVHTNIGSEHVRAPRLPLSGARREEVLKIIKQGLASRPTLPEYKNLSAGASV from the coding sequence ATGCAAATCAATTGGGAAGGCGTTATGCCGGCAGTAACTACAAAGTTTACAGCAGACGATAAATTAGATCTTAATTTATTTGAGATTAATATTAAAGCACAGCTTGATGCCGGGGTACATGGTATCGTTTTGGGAGGGACGCTGGGTGAGGCAAGCACGTTGACAGATGATGAGAAAAGTACGCTAACACGCAAGACTGTAGAGATCGTTGCAGGGAGTGTGCCGGTAATGATGAATATTGCAGAGCAAACTACAAAAGGAGCCATTGCAGCAGCTGCACAGGCAGAAAAAGATGGTGCAAACGGTCTAATGATGTTACCTCCTATGCGCTACAAAGCAAACGATGCAGAAACCGTAGCTTACTTTAGAGCCGTAGCGCAAAGTACCAGCTTGCCGATAATGGTATACAACAATCCTATAGATTATAAGATTGAAGTAACGTTAGATATGTTTGAAGAGTTGTTGCAAGAAGCAAATATTGTAGCGGTAAAAGAGTCTACCCGTGATATTTCAAATGTTACGCGTATTAAAAACCGTTTTGGTGATCGTTTAAAAATTATGACCGGTGTAGACACACTGGCTCTTGAGAGTTTGTTAATGGGTGCAGATGGCTGGGTTGCAGGTTTGGTTTGTGCATTTCCGGCAGAGACGGTTGCTATTTATGAGTTGCAAAAAGCAGGTCGTATCGCAGAGGCTTTAAAAATCTACAGATGGTTTTTACCGCTTTTAGAATTAGATATAGATGCACAATTGGTACAAAATATCAAACTAGCAGAAGTACATACAAATATAGGTTCTGAACATGTACGCGCACCACGTCTTCCTTTATCTGGAGCACGTCGTGAAGAAGTACTTAAAATCATAAAGCAAGGTCTAGCAAGTCGTCCCACATTGCCAGAATATAAAAACCTAAGTGCTGGTGCTTCTGTATAA
- a CDS encoding 4-hydroxyproline epimerase gives MAIHTFECIDAHTCGNPVRVVKTGGPALEGKTMSEKRQYFLKEYDWIRKGLMFEPRGHDMMSGSILFPPHDPINDFAILFIETSGCLPMCGHGTIGTITIAIEEGLVKPKIPGRIRMEAPAGLVEIEYQQTGNKVDWVKLTNVKSYLAARDLTIICPELGELKFDVAYGGNYYAIVDPQKNFSGIQDYSASKIVQLSQELRQRINLKYPNHFIHPENDTIRDVSHMLWTGTPIDPSSSGRNAVFYGDKAIDRSPCGTGTSARIAQLHARGLLEPKTEFIHESIIGSKFIGCVEEVTTLGNFPAIVPSIKGWARIYGHNTMTIDEEDPYAFGFQVI, from the coding sequence ATGGCCATACACACGTTTGAATGTATAGACGCACATACCTGTGGTAATCCTGTGCGTGTGGTTAAAACCGGTGGTCCTGCTTTAGAAGGCAAGACCATGAGCGAGAAACGGCAGTATTTTCTAAAGGAATATGACTGGATACGTAAAGGTCTTATGTTTGAACCCCGCGGTCACGATATGATGAGTGGGAGTATTTTGTTTCCGCCCCACGATCCTATAAACGATTTTGCGATTTTATTTATTGAAACCAGCGGGTGTTTACCTATGTGCGGCCACGGTACTATAGGGACAATAACGATCGCTATTGAAGAAGGTCTGGTTAAACCTAAAATCCCTGGAAGAATACGAATGGAAGCTCCCGCAGGACTGGTAGAAATCGAGTATCAGCAGACGGGTAACAAAGTAGATTGGGTAAAATTAACTAATGTAAAAAGCTATCTTGCAGCACGGGATTTGACGATAATTTGCCCTGAGTTAGGCGAACTTAAATTTGATGTTGCCTACGGCGGAAATTACTATGCGATTGTTGATCCCCAGAAAAACTTTAGCGGGATTCAGGATTACTCAGCTTCAAAAATTGTTCAGTTAAGTCAGGAGTTGCGGCAGCGTATTAATTTAAAATACCCCAATCATTTTATTCATCCTGAAAATGATACCATACGAGATGTGAGTCATATGTTATGGACGGGAACGCCTATAGACCCATCTTCATCAGGTAGAAATGCTGTATTTTATGGTGATAAGGCGATAGATCGTTCTCCCTGTGGCACGGGTACTTCGGCACGTATTGCTCAGTTACACGCACGCGGTCTTTTAGAACCTAAAACCGAATTTATTCACGAAAGTATCATCGGCTCAAAATTTATAGGGTGTGTAGAAGAAGTAACCACCCTGGGTAATTTTCCGGCAATAGTACCCAGTATCAAAGGTTGGGCACGTATTTACGGGCACAATACGATGACTATAGATGAAGAAGATCCGTATGCATTCGGGTTTCAAGTGATCTAA
- a CDS encoding aldehyde dehydrogenase (NADP(+)) codes for MITGKNYIGSKISAEGNVTYTTINPKLNTENEWTFTEATEAEVNAAATLATEAFAIYKQKSDAERALFLRQIGVEIEALGQELIDTYTTESGLPEGRALGERGRTIGQLNAFAALLEQGDWVQATLDLAEPNRSPAPKPDLRKMQIAIGPVAVFGASNFPFAFSTAGGDTASALASGCPVIVKSHPMHAATGELVSLAIIKAAQKTGMPEGVFSNLNSKGIAVGEQLVKHPAIKGVGFTGSIKAGKALCKIAANRAEPIPVYAEMGSINPVVMLPEALKVNGESWAQKYAASINMGAGQFCTNPGLILGVASAELDTFGKHLASYLDEQVASCMLHPNIHSAYETEKQKMLDASSTEVLAVKLATEGANDGKPTLVKVTGDAFLENTELHNEVFGPFSMLVTCDSQAQLVEILNQLEGQLTGSLIGETKEVAQYSDVIDALRSRVGRILFNGVPTGVEVCPAMQHGGPFPASSDSKFTSVGNDAIYRWVRPVSYQDWPQGLLPAALQDSNPLGILRKVNGKYSNS; via the coding sequence ATGATAACAGGTAAGAATTATATAGGAAGTAAAATTTCTGCGGAAGGCAACGTAACCTACACCACCATAAACCCAAAACTAAATACAGAAAATGAGTGGACGTTTACTGAAGCTACAGAAGCTGAGGTTAATGCCGCTGCAACATTGGCTACTGAAGCTTTTGCGATATACAAACAGAAAAGCGATGCTGAACGTGCTTTGTTTTTACGTCAAATAGGAGTAGAGATTGAGGCATTAGGTCAGGAGCTTATAGATACATACACTACAGAATCTGGTCTTCCTGAAGGCAGAGCGCTGGGAGAACGTGGTCGTACTATAGGTCAATTAAATGCTTTTGCTGCGCTTCTTGAACAAGGCGATTGGGTACAGGCAACATTAGATCTTGCAGAGCCTAATCGCAGCCCGGCTCCTAAACCAGATTTGCGTAAAATGCAGATTGCTATAGGTCCCGTAGCGGTATTTGGAGCCAGTAATTTCCCGTTTGCGTTTTCTACTGCCGGTGGTGATACGGCAAGTGCGCTGGCATCGGGTTGCCCAGTAATAGTAAAAAGTCATCCTATGCACGCAGCTACCGGAGAACTGGTTTCTTTAGCGATTATTAAAGCAGCGCAAAAGACAGGAATGCCCGAAGGTGTATTTTCAAACTTAAATAGTAAAGGTATTGCGGTAGGTGAGCAATTAGTAAAACACCCGGCAATTAAAGGTGTTGGTTTTACAGGAAGTATAAAAGCAGGTAAAGCCTTGTGTAAAATTGCAGCAAATAGGGCAGAGCCTATACCGGTTTATGCAGAGATGGGAAGTATTAATCCTGTTGTTATGCTCCCGGAAGCTTTAAAAGTAAATGGAGAATCCTGGGCTCAAAAATATGCTGCAAGTATTAATATGGGAGCAGGGCAATTTTGTACAAACCCCGGACTCATACTGGGTGTTGCTAGCGCTGAGTTAGATACTTTTGGTAAGCATCTGGCTTCCTATTTAGATGAGCAGGTAGCAAGTTGCATGTTGCATCCTAATATTCATTCGGCTTATGAAACCGAAAAACAAAAGATGCTTGATGCTTCTTCAACCGAAGTACTTGCCGTAAAACTGGCTACAGAAGGAGCAAATGACGGTAAACCTACTTTAGTAAAGGTTACCGGAGATGCTTTTCTAGAGAACACAGAATTACATAACGAGGTTTTTGGACCATTTTCTATGCTGGTTACCTGTGATTCACAGGCGCAATTAGTAGAAATATTAAATCAACTAGAAGGGCAATTAACAGGTTCATTAATTGGCGAAACCAAAGAGGTCGCTCAATACAGTGATGTAATAGATGCACTGCGCTCTCGAGTAGGAAGAATTCTTTTTAATGGAGTTCCTACCGGTGTTGAGGTGTGTCCTGCAATGCAGCACGGCGGTCCGTTCCCGGCTTCTTCAGATTCTAAATTTACATCTGTGGGTAATGATGCAATTTACCGTTGGGTGCGCCCGGTGTCCTATCAGGATTGGCCACAAGGACTGTTGCCTGCCGCTTTACAGGATTCTAACCCATTAGGAATTCTACGTAAGGTAAATGGAAAATACAGCAACTCGTAA
- a CDS encoding AraC family transcriptional regulator yields the protein MKVLPFKIPKSGNNALILQEDLEPLFYDQLHQHPEIQMSYIVSGSGTLLVGDTISRFNTGDVLVFGGNLPHVFRSDADAEQLSHMLTVFFDRESFGPTFFDTEELKEFDFFFKKAASGFRVLDTNKQFLKEFLILKDRPNLERFMSFIRLLYHLNKAKKELLSNFTKNSKYTDTEGQRMSTVFDYCLTNFKERVTLTEIAEIAAMSPTAFCRFFKERTNKTFNQFLLELRIEHACQMLRTNEDQEAIATIAYSCGFNSVSNFNRYFKRQKGLSPREYKNQIA from the coding sequence TTGAAAGTTTTACCTTTTAAAATACCGAAGTCTGGCAACAACGCGCTTATCTTACAGGAAGATCTCGAACCCCTGTTTTATGATCAGCTGCATCAACACCCCGAAATACAGATGAGCTACATCGTATCGGGTAGCGGAACCTTGCTCGTAGGTGACACCATATCTCGTTTTAACACAGGCGATGTTTTGGTTTTTGGCGGAAACTTACCTCACGTATTTAGAAGCGACGCAGATGCAGAGCAACTCTCGCATATGCTTACTGTATTTTTTGACCGCGAAAGCTTTGGTCCTACTTTTTTTGATACTGAAGAATTAAAGGAATTTGATTTTTTCTTTAAAAAAGCGGCCTCCGGTTTTAGAGTGCTAGACACAAACAAACAATTTTTAAAAGAATTTTTGATTTTAAAAGACAGACCCAATCTCGAGCGATTTATGAGTTTTATACGCTTGCTTTATCATCTAAATAAAGCAAAAAAAGAACTGCTTTCTAATTTTACTAAAAACTCAAAATATACAGATACAGAAGGGCAGCGTATGAGTACCGTTTTTGATTACTGCCTAACTAACTTTAAAGAGCGGGTAACTCTTACTGAAATTGCCGAGATCGCTGCTATGAGTCCGACCGCTTTTTGCCGGTTTTTTAAAGAGCGTACTAACAAAACTTTCAATCAGTTTTTACTTGAATTGCGTATAGAACACGCCTGTCAAATGTTGCGTACTAATGAAGATCAAGAGGCTATTGCTACTATTGCTTACAGCTGCGGATTTAATTCGGTTTCTAATTTTAATCGGTATTTTAAAAGACAAAAAGGTTTAAGTCCGCGAGAATATAAGAATCAAATTGCATAA
- a CDS encoding DUF885 domain-containing protein, translated as MKNYIVLFWILFVSASALSQNTGSLNSIISEYQNHSNYDWREFPLGRYDEELPKERADFATGLLAKLDKVAVADLDTSETISYKLLRFVLQDQIDEYTYKMYLNPLQADQGFHLDLNYQVRPIRSYEQALGYLERLKAIPYFTESQFKLMRKGLAQGIVQPRIIFKGYEASYETHIVENPLESYFYSPFLELPDNISQKRKDSLLIAAKQIITDDVVPSFKKIKSFFETEYLPNSRDAIGVSAQPGGAAFYQNRINFYTTSKEYTAKSIHELGLAEVARIKAQMEEIIKEVEFEGSFAAFLQFLRTDKQFFVTTGDALLMHARDIAKRIDNELPTYFKKLPRQPYGVIKVPDAIAPKYTGGRYSGSSNTGTQAGHYLVNTYKLDSRTLYTLPALTAHEAVPGHHLQGALNQEMGDSIPQFRKNLYLSAYGEGWGLYAEYLVDEMGIYRTPYEKFGQLTYEMWRACRLVVDTGIHAMGWSRQEVIDYMSQNTALSIHEINTETDRYIGWPGQALSYKIGELKIRELQERAKKELGENFDIRAFHEVILSSGTVTLPILEEQVDAYIAKAVKG; from the coding sequence ATGAAAAACTATATTGTATTATTTTGGATTCTTTTTGTTTCCGCTTCTGCGCTGTCTCAAAATACGGGGTCATTAAATAGCATTATTAGCGAATATCAAAACCATAGTAATTACGATTGGCGAGAGTTTCCGCTAGGGCGTTATGATGAAGAGTTGCCTAAAGAACGTGCTGATTTTGCAACTGGTTTACTAGCTAAACTTGATAAAGTTGCTGTTGCAGATTTAGACACAAGTGAGACGATTTCGTATAAATTACTGCGCTTTGTATTACAGGATCAGATTGATGAATATACATATAAAATGTATCTCAATCCCTTGCAGGCCGATCAGGGTTTTCATTTAGATCTCAATTATCAGGTACGGCCTATTCGCAGTTATGAGCAGGCATTAGGATACCTTGAGCGGTTAAAAGCTATTCCGTATTTTACAGAAAGTCAGTTTAAATTAATGCGTAAAGGTCTTGCGCAGGGAATCGTTCAGCCCCGAATAATTTTTAAAGGTTATGAAGCATCCTACGAGACCCATATTGTAGAAAATCCGTTAGAGAGCTACTTTTATTCTCCTTTTTTGGAGTTACCTGATAATATTTCGCAAAAGCGAAAAGATTCTTTATTAATTGCCGCAAAGCAAATTATTACAGATGATGTTGTACCGAGTTTCAAAAAAATTAAGTCTTTTTTTGAAACTGAATATTTACCCAATAGTCGGGATGCTATCGGCGTTTCTGCGCAACCCGGCGGTGCAGCATTTTATCAAAATCGCATTAATTTTTACACTACTTCTAAAGAATATACCGCAAAGTCTATTCACGAGTTGGGCCTTGCTGAGGTTGCGCGCATAAAAGCGCAAATGGAAGAAATCATAAAAGAAGTTGAATTTGAAGGCTCGTTTGCAGCATTTCTTCAGTTTTTACGTACCGATAAACAATTTTTTGTAACTACAGGCGATGCGCTTTTAATGCATGCGCGTGACATCGCAAAACGCATAGATAACGAGTTGCCCACATATTTTAAAAAGCTTCCACGCCAACCCTATGGTGTTATAAAAGTTCCCGATGCGATCGCACCAAAATATACTGGAGGAAGATATTCTGGAAGTAGTAATACTGGGACTCAGGCAGGGCATTATTTAGTAAATACATATAAACTAGATAGTCGAACCTTATATACCTTACCTGCTTTAACGGCGCACGAGGCGGTGCCGGGTCACCATTTACAGGGAGCGCTTAATCAGGAAATGGGCGATAGTATTCCGCAGTTTAGAAAAAATTTATACCTCTCGGCTTACGGTGAAGGCTGGGGTTTGTATGCAGAATATCTGGTAGATGAGATGGGTATTTATAGAACTCCGTATGAGAAATTCGGCCAGCTTACCTATGAGATGTGGCGTGCTTGTCGTCTTGTAGTTGATACTGGTATACATGCAATGGGGTGGTCAAGACAAGAGGTTATTGATTATATGTCGCAAAATACAGCGCTTTCAATTCACGAGATCAACACAGAAACAGATCGTTACATCGGCTGGCCGGGACAGGCGTTAAGTTATAAAATAGGCGAACTCAAAATACGCGAATTACAGGAACGTGCAAAAAAGGAACTTGGTGAAAACTTTGACATTAGGGCATTTCACGAAGTGATTTTAAGCTCAGGAACAGTAACGCTTCCTATTCTCGAAGAGCAGGTAGATGCGTATATCGCTAAAGCCGTAAAAGGGTAA
- a CDS encoding SDR family oxidoreductase: MEIALNGKKALVGGSTSGIGKAIAMQLAASGASVTLMSRSQEKLEAVLEELSTDQGQQHQILVVDFTDFAAYKKLISEFFKSNTVDILINNTQGPAAGTALEKEVSDYQQAFDLLFKTVVFTTELALEAMRKNKWGRIINVASVSVKEPLSYLVLSNSIRAAVVTWAKSLASEVGQDQITVNSILTGYFDTERITSLNSKKAKEQGISEDEVLKQMEAKVPVRRIGKPEEYGYLVSFLASEQAAYITGTQIPIDGGLLSSL; this comes from the coding sequence ATGGAAATAGCATTAAACGGTAAAAAAGCATTAGTAGGGGGAAGCACATCAGGGATTGGGAAAGCCATTGCGATGCAGTTGGCGGCTAGCGGTGCGAGTGTAACACTAATGTCCCGATCACAAGAAAAACTGGAAGCAGTGCTGGAAGAACTGTCAACAGATCAGGGACAGCAGCATCAGATTCTGGTTGTAGATTTTACCGACTTTGCCGCGTATAAAAAATTGATTTCTGAATTTTTCAAAAGCAATACTGTCGACATTCTTATCAATAATACACAAGGTCCGGCTGCCGGAACCGCTTTAGAAAAGGAAGTTTCAGATTATCAGCAGGCTTTTGATTTGTTATTTAAAACGGTTGTTTTCACCACAGAATTGGCGCTGGAGGCTATGCGGAAAAATAAATGGGGACGTATAATTAATGTGGCTTCGGTTTCGGTGAAAGAACCCTTATCGTATTTAGTCTTGTCAAACTCTATTCGCGCTGCGGTTGTCACCTGGGCAAAAAGCCTGGCTAGCGAAGTAGGTCAAGATCAAATCACCGTTAACAGTATTCTCACCGGCTATTTTGATACCGAACGCATTACTTCATTAAATTCAAAAAAAGCGAAAGAGCAGGGGATTTCTGAAGACGAAGTTTTAAAACAAATGGAAGCTAAAGTGCCGGTACGTCGCATCGGCAAACCAGAAGAGTATGGATATTTAGTTTCTTTTCTTGCTTCCGAACAAGCAGCATACATTACCGGAACACAAATTCCTATAGATGGTGGTTTACTAAGTAGTTTGTAA
- a CDS encoding S9 family peptidase — MRYLWVYSLLFFIGIVFSSDVFAQQQMTLAEYQNAIEYTYGNLMNKKVFNLKTDVHEFEDYSGIWFVEYYTIGKTYQTVAYKNLQKKPLFDHIQLAEALAKNTNTKVEATALNLENIEKTQSGIRFKYGNKSFSWDSNSSVLRSEEKQNKKSLKREAIKESTSPDGRWIAYVKAHNLYLREAATQNEFALTTDGKEGYDYASSIGWFDIIEGEGTDRPEHFDVQWSSDSKYLVTQVVDTRNAEKMYLLDYSIDSLYKPKLLSYYRGSPGDTTMVMYKPVFFDVPAKKQLAIDLPAKIHVNGIWLKWQDGEPHKMIASYRSRGYKNQYLQQVDLDAQTVTPFYEEAVATSIDNFEYREIEGWNNLVLLSERSGWKQLYLLNKQSEKLKPLTSGDFVVNEIASVNAKKKEIYYLASGVDAKENPYHQKLYKVSLAGKITLLTPETGNHDIQFFKDSEYFIDAISTVTTPTQTVLRAKKDGKIVKTLTTADIESVTKEGWQTPDIFTLAGKDGKTPIYGALWKPVDFDATLKYPVIDATYTGPHTQRFPRSFNAAFSNQAMANLGFIVVVVDGLGTAGRSKAFRDVSYQNMGDNLRDHVNAIQFLNDQYNWVDVDRVGIFGHSAGGYDAAHALLAFPDFYKVAVASSGDHDFRMEKAWWPEMYMGYPVDERYEQVSNVTMAPNLKGKLLLVHGGIDDNVNPSGTYKLAEALIKADKDFDLLIIPSQRHGYTGKYNTYFQKKRWNYFIKNLLNKEPLWEYNIN; from the coding sequence ATGAGATATTTATGGGTTTACAGTCTATTGTTTTTTATAGGTATTGTATTTAGTTCAGATGTTTTCGCTCAACAGCAAATGACCTTGGCAGAATATCAGAATGCCATTGAGTATACCTACGGAAATCTAATGAATAAAAAGGTTTTCAATCTCAAGACTGACGTTCACGAATTTGAAGATTATTCAGGTATTTGGTTTGTAGAATACTATACAATCGGAAAAACATACCAAACGGTTGCGTATAAGAATCTTCAAAAAAAACCACTATTTGACCATATTCAATTGGCCGAAGCATTAGCTAAAAACACCAACACTAAGGTTGAGGCAACGGCTTTAAATCTTGAAAATATTGAGAAAACCCAATCGGGAATACGCTTTAAATATGGTAATAAGAGTTTTAGCTGGGATTCAAATTCTAGTGTTTTACGTTCCGAAGAAAAACAAAATAAGAAGTCGTTAAAGCGGGAAGCGATTAAAGAATCTACTTCGCCAGATGGCAGGTGGATAGCCTATGTTAAAGCGCACAACCTATACCTAAGAGAAGCAGCGACTCAAAACGAGTTTGCATTAACAACCGATGGTAAAGAAGGCTATGATTATGCCAGCAGCATCGGCTGGTTTGATATTATAGAAGGAGAAGGTACAGACCGTCCCGAGCATTTTGATGTGCAGTGGTCATCAGATTCAAAATACCTCGTTACGCAGGTCGTAGATACGCGTAATGCTGAGAAAATGTATTTGCTCGACTATAGCATAGATAGTTTGTACAAGCCTAAATTATTAAGTTATTACCGCGGTTCACCGGGTGATACGACGATGGTGATGTATAAACCTGTGTTTTTTGATGTGCCTGCAAAAAAGCAATTGGCTATAGATTTACCTGCAAAAATTCATGTTAATGGGATCTGGTTAAAGTGGCAGGACGGGGAACCCCATAAAATGATCGCATCCTATCGCAGTAGAGGTTATAAAAACCAGTATTTACAGCAAGTAGATCTCGATGCACAAACCGTAACGCCGTTTTATGAAGAAGCAGTAGCAACCAGTATAGATAATTTTGAATACCGCGAGATTGAAGGTTGGAATAATTTGGTTTTATTGTCTGAACGTAGCGGTTGGAAACAATTGTATTTGCTCAATAAACAATCTGAAAAATTGAAACCCCTTACCAGTGGTGACTTTGTTGTGAATGAGATTGCTTCAGTAAATGCAAAAAAGAAAGAAATCTATTATTTAGCATCGGGTGTTGACGCTAAAGAAAACCCATATCATCAGAAACTATATAAAGTTTCATTAGCAGGAAAGATCACACTTCTAACTCCCGAAACCGGTAATCATGATATTCAGTTTTTTAAAGATTCAGAATATTTTATTGATGCGATTTCTACAGTAACCACACCTACACAAACGGTTTTACGAGCTAAGAAAGATGGTAAAATAGTTAAAACGCTCACCACAGCAGATATTGAATCGGTAACTAAAGAAGGCTGGCAAACCCCCGATATTTTTACACTAGCCGGTAAAGATGGTAAAACTCCAATTTATGGCGCGCTGTGGAAACCCGTAGATTTTGATGCTACTCTTAAATATCCGGTTATAGACGCGACCTACACAGGGCCGCATACACAGCGATTTCCGAGATCTTTTAATGCTGCTTTTAGCAATCAGGCAATGGCTAATCTTGGTTTTATTGTGGTGGTTGTAGACGGTTTGGGAACTGCCGGGAGATCAAAAGCCTTTAGGGATGTGTCGTATCAGAATATGGGTGATAATCTGAGAGATCACGTAAACGCAATTCAATTTTTAAATGATCAATACAACTGGGTAGATGTTGACCGAGTGGGCATTTTTGGCCATTCTGCGGGTGGTTACGATGCGGCCCACGCCTTACTTGCATTTCCTGATTTTTATAAGGTAGCTGTAGCCAGTAGTGGGGATCACGATTTTAGGATGGAGAAAGCCTGGTGGCCCGAGATGTATATGGGATATCCTGTAGATGAGCGGTATGAGCAGGTTTCTAATGTGACGATGGCTCCTAATCTCAAAGGTAAATTATTACTCGTTCACGGAGGTATTGATGATAATGTAAACCCTTCAGGAACCTATAAACTGGCAGAAGCATTAATTAAAGCAGATAAAGACTTTGACTTGCTTATTATACCGAGTCAGCGTCACGGTTATACGGGTAAATACAATACTTATTTTCAGAAAAAACGCTGGAATTATTTTATTAAAAATCTATTGAATAAAGAACCTCTTTGGGAATATAACATCAATTAA